The following coding sequences are from one Candidatus Omnitrophota bacterium window:
- a CDS encoding acyltransferase produces the protein MNLGGEYLTENELKNYGFRRLGKNIKIHNRASVYGVENISLGDHVRIDDFTIIIATGPLEIGHYVSIPNFCFIGAKYGLVMEDFVTLAPGVKIFTSSDDYSGEFLSGPIVPPEMTGGKKGKVTLGKHVLIGAGSVVLPACALGEGCSVGALSLVNKDLEPWGVYAGVPAIRLKDRRQDMLEWEKKLKEQGNGY, from the coding sequence ATGAATCTTGGCGGGGAATACCTAACCGAAAACGAACTAAAAAATTACGGTTTTCGCCGACTGGGCAAGAATATAAAAATCCATAACCGCGCCAGCGTTTACGGCGTGGAGAATATATCGCTAGGCGATCATGTTCGCATTGACGACTTTACCATTATCATCGCTACGGGGCCGTTAGAGATTGGCCATTATGTAAGCATCCCCAATTTCTGTTTTATTGGTGCGAAGTACGGCCTTGTTATGGAAGATTTCGTCACCTTGGCGCCGGGGGTGAAAATATTTACTTCTAGCGATGACTATTCGGGAGAATTTCTTTCAGGGCCGATAGTTCCGCCGGAAATGACTGGGGGGAAGAAAGGGAAAGTCACTCTCGGAAAGCACGTCCTGATTGGAGCGGGAAGCGTCGTGCTTCCCGCTTGCGCGTTGGGTGAAGGCTGCTCGGTCGGCGCGCTTTCTCTCGTCAACAAAGACCTGGAACCGTGGGGCGTCTATGCGGGCGTTCCCGCCATTAGGCTCAAAGATCGCCGTCAAGATATGTTGGAATGGGAAAAGAAACTGAAAGAACAAGGCAATGGATATTGA
- a CDS encoding zinc-binding dehydrogenase: protein MTSVKTMKAAILVESNQPLAIAEIALPSQLDIGQVLVQIHYSGICGAQINEIQAAKGPDKFLPHLLGHEGVGTVIETGPGVTAAKPGDLVVLHWRKGKGIQANPPAYDWNGQRVNSGWVTTFSEYSIVSENRITPIPKDFDQQTAPLFGCAVTTAIGVINNNAQVKIGQSVVIFGAGGVGLNMVQAAAMVSAYPIIAIDLFDDKLKLASKLGATHIINSNKTDAKTEIQKIVENAGVDVAIDNTGQPRIIELAYELTKPQGKVVLVGVPKKGNNITIYSLPIHFKKIITGSEGGETYPTEDIPRYIKLCQAGKLNLKEVITDHFHLDDINIAIEKMTKGEITGRCLVKCKP from the coding sequence ATGACATCCGTGAAAACCATGAAGGCGGCGATACTGGTGGAATCCAACCAGCCGTTGGCCATCGCTGAAATCGCTCTGCCTTCGCAACTCGATATCGGCCAGGTTTTGGTGCAGATTCATTACAGCGGCATCTGCGGCGCGCAGATTAACGAAATCCAGGCAGCCAAGGGACCGGATAAGTTCCTGCCCCATCTGCTGGGTCATGAAGGCGTGGGAACGGTGATCGAAACCGGCCCCGGCGTTACGGCGGCCAAACCCGGCGATCTTGTAGTGCTGCATTGGCGGAAAGGGAAGGGAATCCAAGCCAATCCCCCCGCTTACGATTGGAACGGCCAGCGCGTCAATTCCGGCTGGGTGACCACTTTTAGCGAATATTCCATCGTTTCGGAAAACCGCATTACGCCCATTCCCAAGGATTTCGACCAGCAGACCGCGCCCCTCTTCGGCTGCGCCGTTACGACGGCTATAGGCGTCATCAACAACAACGCTCAAGTAAAGATCGGCCAATCTGTCGTTATCTTCGGAGCGGGAGGCGTCGGCCTCAACATGGTCCAGGCGGCGGCGATGGTCTCCGCCTATCCCATTATCGCCATCGACCTTTTCGACGACAAGTTAAAGCTGGCTTCCAAATTGGGCGCAACCCACATTATCAATTCCAACAAAACGGATGCGAAAACAGAAATCCAGAAGATCGTGGAAAACGCAGGCGTGGATGTCGCCATCGATAACACTGGCCAACCGCGCATCATCGAACTGGCTTATGAATTGACCAAACCGCAAGGGAAAGTCGTATTGGTAGGCGTTCCCAAAAAAGGGAATAATATTACTATCTATTCTCTGCCGATTCACTTCAAGAAAATCATCACCGGCTCCGAAGGCGGCGAAACGTATCCCACGGAGGACATTCCCCGCTACATCAAATTATGCCAGGCGGGGAAATTGAACTTGAAAGAAGTGATTACGGACCATTTCCACCTAGACGACATTAACATCGCCATCGAGAAAATGACGAAGGGCGAGATTACGGGGCGGTGCTTAGTGAAATGCAAGCCGTAG
- a CDS encoding class I SAM-dependent methyltransferase: MDIDIGTYNADPEQYKKLVQELYAQHPPITLPPEYASFIEKDMLRFLIRLARYKFVARLIKKSDCLLEIGSGSGLGCIFLSQHCTEATGVELKCTEIEEARSINRRSNCKFIQGDLFELNLPEKFDVVIALDVIEHLTVEQGNRLIAAMASRCKPHGMIVIGSPSIYSYPYQSPLSQASHVHCYEQEELMTLIDQYYHRTIAFTMNDELVHTGYSKMAWYYFAIGFSPKLTE; this comes from the coding sequence ATGGATATTGATATCGGGACCTACAACGCCGATCCGGAACAATATAAGAAATTGGTGCAGGAATTATACGCCCAGCATCCGCCGATCACCCTGCCGCCGGAATACGCCAGTTTTATTGAAAAGGATATGCTGCGGTTTCTGATCCGGTTAGCGCGATATAAATTCGTCGCCCGGTTAATCAAGAAAAGCGACTGTCTATTGGAGATCGGTTCGGGGTCTGGACTCGGCTGCATTTTTCTCAGTCAGCATTGCACCGAAGCCACGGGCGTCGAATTGAAATGCACGGAAATAGAAGAGGCGCGATCTATCAATCGGCGTTCGAATTGCAAGTTTATTCAAGGCGACTTGTTCGAATTGAATCTTCCAGAAAAATTCGACGTAGTTATTGCCCTGGACGTCATCGAACACTTGACCGTAGAGCAAGGGAATCGATTGATCGCCGCTATGGCTTCCCGATGCAAGCCACATGGAATGATCGTCATCGGCTCGCCAAGCATTTATTCCTATCCTTATCAAAGTCCGTTAAGCCAAGCATCCCATGTTCATTGTTATGAGCAAGAAGAGTTGATGACTTTGATCGATCAATATTACCATCGCACGATTGCGTTCACCATGAATGACGAACTGGTTCACACGGGATATTCCAAAATGGCGTGGTATTATTTCGCCATTGGTTTTTCTCCCAAATTAACGGAATAA
- a CDS encoding class I SAM-dependent methyltransferase — protein MGRLLNIVTPLHKRAKRAYIDRMVDDKVHCMLKAKEYEYDYWDGDRRYGYGGYKYDGRWSVVAKQLIDIYNLKSNAKILDVGCGKAHLLYELKQLLPESEVVGFDISRHGLADAPEGIRDHLIRYRAQDAYPWGDNYFDLAISLGCLHNLRIFELETALREIERVGVNRYVMLESYRNELEQFNLQCWALTCESFFDTAEWIWLYRHFGYTGDYEFIYFE, from the coding sequence ATGGGCCGTTTGTTGAACATCGTTACTCCTCTGCACAAAAGAGCGAAACGGGCGTATATCGACCGCATGGTTGACGATAAAGTCCATTGCATGTTGAAAGCGAAGGAATACGAATACGACTATTGGGACGGCGACCGCCGTTATGGCTACGGCGGTTATAAATACGACGGGCGTTGGTCCGTCGTCGCTAAGCAGTTAATCGACATTTATAACTTGAAATCCAACGCCAAGATTTTGGACGTGGGCTGCGGCAAGGCGCATTTGCTTTACGAACTGAAGCAATTACTGCCCGAATCCGAAGTCGTCGGCTTCGACATCTCCCGCCACGGCCTCGCCGACGCGCCGGAAGGCATCCGCGATCATCTGATCCGCTATCGCGCGCAGGACGCCTATCCTTGGGGCGATAATTATTTCGACCTGGCGATTTCGCTGGGCTGCCTGCATAACCTGCGCATTTTCGAGCTAGAGACGGCGCTGCGGGAAATCGAGCGCGTGGGCGTTAACCGCTATGTGATGCTGGAAAGCTACCGCAACGAGCTGGAGCAATTCAACCTGCAATGCTGGGCGCTGACCTGCGAATCCTTCTTCGATACGGCGGAATGGATTTGGCTATACCGCCATTTCGGATATACAGGCGACTACGAATTTATCTATTTCGAGTAA
- a CDS encoding DegT/DnrJ/EryC1/StrS family aminotransferase, giving the protein MERRVPFLDLRILDDQSRNDLLEAINKVFLHGRFILGPEVQEFEEAIASYCGRKYAVGVNSGTDALYLGLKSLDLGRGDEVITTSLSWIASANAIAMTGATPVFADIRDDLNIDPLSIEKLISPKTKAIVPVHYTGKVCRMPEIMELAQKHNLIVIEDAAQAFGARLNDQVAGSYGRIACFSMNPMKVFAACGEAGVVVTDEKELYDRLIYLRYNGVVNRETCYETSLNGRMDTIQAAVLLQRLRGLSEIIETRRRFAAIYQIELAGIVDLPCESAGEWNVYYTFTIRASRRDELKTFLEAQGVETKIQHPILMPEQPAYRNGVKGEYPNAQRLLKRILCVPCHEKLTEDDIHYVIKQIKEFYRSGV; this is encoded by the coding sequence ATGGAAAGACGAGTACCTTTTTTAGATTTGCGCATCCTCGACGATCAATCTCGAAACGATTTGTTAGAAGCGATCAATAAGGTATTTCTTCATGGACGCTTCATTCTAGGTCCGGAAGTTCAGGAATTCGAAGAAGCCATCGCGTCTTATTGTGGAAGGAAATACGCCGTCGGCGTCAATTCCGGGACGGACGCTTTATACTTAGGTTTAAAAAGTCTTGATCTTGGACGTGGAGACGAAGTCATTACTACTTCTTTATCCTGGATCGCTTCTGCTAACGCTATAGCCATGACAGGCGCGACGCCGGTTTTCGCCGATATCCGCGACGATTTGAATATCGATCCGCTAAGCATCGAAAAACTCATTTCCCCCAAAACGAAAGCCATCGTTCCTGTGCACTATACTGGCAAGGTATGCCGCATGCCGGAAATCATGGAACTGGCGCAAAAGCATAATCTCATAGTGATCGAAGATGCCGCCCAAGCTTTTGGCGCGCGATTGAATGACCAAGTTGCAGGTTCTTATGGCCGCATCGCTTGTTTCAGCATGAATCCTATGAAAGTCTTCGCCGCTTGCGGGGAAGCGGGCGTTGTAGTGACGGATGAAAAGGAACTTTACGACCGGCTGATTTACCTGCGGTATAATGGCGTTGTCAACCGCGAGACGTGCTACGAAACCAGTCTCAATGGAAGGATGGATACGATCCAAGCCGCCGTTCTCCTGCAACGTTTGCGCGGATTGTCAGAGATTATCGAAACGCGAAGACGCTTCGCGGCGATTTATCAAATAGAATTGGCGGGAATCGTCGATTTGCCGTGCGAATCGGCGGGTGAATGGAATGTTTATTATACCTTCACCATACGCGCATCCCGACGAGACGAATTGAAAACTTTTCTCGAAGCCCAAGGTGTTGAGACCAAAATCCAACATCCTATATTGATGCCCGAACAACCGGCTTATCGGAACGGCGTAAAGGGAGAATATCCCAACGCGCAACGGCTGTTGAAGCGGATTCTGTGCGTTCCCTGCCATGAAAAGTTAACGGAAGACGACATCCATTACGTCATAAAGCAAATTAAAGAATTCTATCGGAGCGGCGTTTAA